Proteins encoded together in one Prunus dulcis chromosome 3, ALMONDv2, whole genome shotgun sequence window:
- the LOC117621423 gene encoding GDSL esterase/lipase At3g27950 encodes MDLARLLCALGLLVLVLPEQLKAVNAGAVGSSRSCGFPAIYNFGDSNSDTGAISAAISEVPPPNGESFFGHPSGRFSDGRLIIDFIAEKLQLPYLSPYLDSLGTNFRHGANFATGGSSIRPGGYSPFHLGIQLSQFIRFKSHSIALYKQLSSNRRLPRPEDFSKALYTFDIGQNDLAYGLQHGTVEEVRASIPAILSQLSQAISQLYKEGARFFWVHDTGPHGCLPYSVIYDESKPVNLDQSGCVKPLNEVAQEFNRQLKDSVSRLRSELPLAVFTYVDVYSAKYALISNAKSQGFVDPFDFCCGSYYGYHVDCGKKAIVNGTVYGNPCKNPSRHISWDGIHYSQAANLLIAERILNGSFSNPPVSVTEVCRLSKNV; translated from the exons ATGGATCTTGCCAGGCTACTTTGTGCACTTGGGCTTTTAGTTTTGGTTCTGCCTGAGCAACTGAAGGCAGTGAATGCTGGGGCTGTTGGCAGTTCTAGGAGTTGTGGGTTTCCAGCAATATATAACTTTGGAGACTCAAACTCTGATACAGGGGCAATCTCAGCAGCCATATCTGAGGTTCCTCCTCCAAATGGTGAAAGCTTCTTTGGACATCCTTCTGGCCGCTTTTCTGATGGTCGTCTTATTATAGATTTTATAG CTGAGAAATTGCAGTTACCATACCTCAGTCCATACCTGGACTCACTTGGGACCAATTTCAGGCATGGTGCAAATTTTGCAACTGGTGGTTCATCTATTAGGCCGGGCGGCTACAGCCCATTTCATCTTGGCATTCAACTTTCCCAGTTCATAAGATTCAAGTCTCACAGCATTGCTCTCTATAAACAACTTAGTTCAAACA GAAGACTTCCTAGGCCTGAGGACTTCTCGAAAGCTCTGTACACATTTGATATTGGTCAGAATGATCTTGCCTACGGTCTTCAACACGGGACGGTAGAAGAAGTTAGAGCCTCCATTCCTGCAATCCTGAGCCAATTGTCCCAAGCAATCTCT CAACTATACAAGGAAGGAGCAAGGTTTTTTTGGGTGCATGACACAGGCCCACATGGGTGCTTGCCCTATAGTGTCATCTATGATGAATCAAAGCCTGTCAATCTGGACCAGAGTGGCTGTGTGAAGCCTCTGAATGAGGTGGCTCAGGAGTTCAATCGGCAACTTAAGGACAGCGTATCACGGTTAAGATCAGAGCTCCCTCTTGCAGTATTTACATACGTCGATGTGTATTCAGCTAAATATGCACTGATTAGCAATGCAAAAAGTCAAG GTTTTGTTGATCCATTTGACTTCTGCTGTGGCAGTTACTATGGCTATCATGTTGACTGTGGAAAGAAAGCCATAGTGAATGGAACCGTCTATGGTAATCCTTGTAAAAATCCATCAAGACATATTAGTTGGGATGGCATACACTACTCTCAGGCAGCAAACCTGTTGATTGCTGAGCGCATTCTCAATGGCTCATTCTCCAACCCCCCTGTTTCAGTCACTGAGGTTTGTCGTCTCTCCAAGAATGTATGA
- the LOC117620712 gene encoding carbonic anhydrase 2: MSSASLVKSFNLTSSSSSSPFSPATSRKPSPCSVSARLTTSPASRSPAPNLIQKKPVSSVPALTRKEEMGKEYEEAIASLQKLLSEKAELKAEAASKVEQITAQLQTADGSGTKTYDAVERLKSGFIHFKKEKYDTNPALFNELATGQWPKFMLFACSDSRVCPSHVLDIQPGEAFVVRTVANLVPPFDKTRYSGTGAAVEYAVLHLKVQYIVVIGHSACGGIKGLLSIPEDGKTSTDFIEDWVSIASPAGKKVKADHGADAPFAELCSHCEKEAVNVSIGNLLSYPFVRDGLLKKTLAIKGGYYDFVKGGFELWDVDFSFSTSLSVKEVATVLQWKL; the protein is encoded by the exons ATGTCTTCAGCTTCGCTAGTTAAGAGCTTCAACCTcacctcttcttcctcctcctcacCCTTCTCTCCTGCTACCAGTAGGAAACCTAGTCCTTGCAGTGTTTCTGCCAGGCTCACTACTTCTCCTGCTTCTCGATCTCCTGCCCCTAACCTCATCCAGAAGAAGCCTGTTTCCTCTGTTCCTGCTCTAACTAgg AAGGAAGAAATGGGAAAGGAATATGAAGAGGCCATTGCATCTCTCCAGAAACTTCTCAG TGAGAAGGCAGAGCTGAAAGCTGAAGCAGCATCCAAGGTGGAGCAGATAACAGCCCAATTGCAGACAGCCGATGGCAGCGGCACCAAGACTTATGATGCCGTCGAGAGACTCAAGAGCGGCTTCATTCACTTcaagaaagagaaatatga CACCAACCCAGCTCTGTTCAACGAACTTGCCACAGGCCAATGGCCCAAG TTTATGTTGTTTGCATGCTCGGATTCCCGGGTTTGCCCATCACATGTTCTGGATATCCAGCCAGGGGAGGCTTTTGTGGTCCGCACAGTTGCTAATTTGGTCCCACCCTTTGATAAG ACTAGATACTCTGGGACTGGGGCTGCCGTTGAGTATGCTGTTTTGCATCTTAAG GTTCAATACATTGTGGTGATTGGGCACAGCGCTTGTGGTGGGATTAAGGGACTCTTGTCCATCCCAGAAGATGGAAAAACCTCCAC TGACTTCATAGAAGACTGGGTGAGCATCGCCTCCCCTGCAGGGAAGAAGGTGAAGGCAGACCATGGCGCTGATGCTCCCTTTGCTGAATTATGCAGCCATTGTGAAAAG GAGGCGGTGAATGTGTCGATTGGGAATCTGCTGAGCTATCCATTTGTGAGAGATGGTTTGCTGAAGAAAACTCTGGCAATCAAGGGAGGCTACTACGACTTTGTCAAGGGAGGTTTTGAGTTGTGGGATGTTGACTTTAGCTTCTCTACCTCTCTCTCC gTAAAAGAGGTGGCCACCGTACTGCAGTGGAAGCTCTAG
- the LOC117621422 gene encoding protein KINESIN LIGHT CHAIN-RELATED 2 yields the protein MPGLAMDAPNEYSEVDEPNGDYAPQKESYSQQGSPRSPLSPQSPQSGSIGLAMDGGIDTSIEQLYHNVCEMQSSDQSPSRASFGSFGAESRIDSELNHLVGYVHEHLEIRKEVVIETKEAGTGSDSTPEKAIVSAAKKSPTTRVKTPSAKSSPKSKSPHDKPPLDKRYEKNPKKSNAVFSKNKQRSFALHGVRFQNGVGDPLEAGMDNPDLGPFLLKQARDLIGSGENPQKALELALRAVKSFEKCTKEKPSLELVMCLHVLAAIYCSLGQYNEAIPVLERAIDIPAIEDGQDHALAKFAGCMQLGDIYAMTGQIENSILFYTAGMEIQRQVLGETDPRLGETCRYVAEAHVQALQFDEAEKLCQMALEIHRENGSPASLEEAADRRLMGLICDSKGDYEAALEHYVLAGMSMSANDQEVDAASIDCSIGDAYLSLARYDEAVFSYQKALTVFKTTKGESHPAVASVYVRLADLYNKIGKFKESKSYCENAHRIYGKPNPGTPSEEIASGLIDVSAIYQSMNDLEQALKLLKKALKIFGDGPGHQSTTAGIEAQMGVMYYMMGNYSDSYDTFKSSISKFRATGEKKSALFGIALNQMGLVCVQRYSINEAADLFEEARNILEKEYGPYHPDTLGVYSNLAGTYDAMGRLDDAIEILEYVVGMREEKLGTANPDVADEKRRLAELLKEAGRVRSRKPRSLETLLDTANSRIIENDIIEVL from the exons ATGCCTGGATTGGCTATGGATGCACCGAATGAGTACAGTGAAGTAGATGAACCCAATGGAGACTATGCGCCTCAAAAGGAAAGCTATAGTCAGCAAGGCTCTCCAAGAAGTCCATTGAGTCCTCAAAGTCCTCAGAGTGGCTCCATTGGTCTGGCTATGGATGGTGGGATTGACACCTCTATTGAGCAGTTGTATCACAATGTCTGTGAGATGCAGAGCTCTGATCAATCTCCATCCAGGGCTAGCTTTGGATCATTCGGTGCGGAGTCGAGGATCGATTCCGAATTGAACCATCTTGTTGGATATGTTCATGAGCATTTGGAGATACGAAAAGAGGTTGTGATAGAAACTAAAGAGGCGGGTACTGGTAGTGACTCAACACCTGAGAAAGCAATTGTGTCTGCTGCTAAAAAGTCCCCAACAACAAGGGTAAAGACACCGTCTGCAAAATCAAGTCCTAAGAGCAAATCTCCACATGATAAGCCTCCGCTTGATAAGAGGTATGAGAAGAATCCGAAAAAATCCAATGCAGTATTCTCAAAGAACAAGCAGAGAAGTTTTGCTTTACATGGGGTAAGGTTTCAGAATGGAGTCGGGGATCCTCTTGAGGCGGGAATGGATAACCCTGACCTTGGCCCGTTCTTGCTTAAACAAGCAAGGGATTTGATTGGTTCTGGTGAAAATCCCCAGAAAGCGCTTGAGTTAGCTCTCCGGGCAGTGAAATCGTTTGAGAAGTGTACAAAGGAGAAACCCAGTTTAGAGTTGGTCATGTGTTTGCATGTTTTGGCAGCAATCTATTGCAGCTTAGGCCAGTataatgaggcaattccagtTCTTGAGCGTGCCATTGATATTCCAGCTATAGAGGATGGCCAAGACCACGCACTAGCCAAGTTTGCAGGGTGCATGCAATTAGGTGATATTTATGCAATGACTGGTCAGATTGAGAATTCAATACTGTTCTATACAGCAGGTATGGAAATACAAAGGCAAGTCCTGGGAGAAACAGACCCTCGTCTTGGTGAGACATGTCGGTATGTAGCAGAGGCCCATGTTCAAGCATTGCAATTTGATGAGGCCGAGAAGCTCTGCCAGATGGCTCTTGAAATTCACAGGGAGAATGGTTCCCCTGCTTCCCTTGAAGAAGCAGCAGATAGAAGACTCATGGGACTTATTTGTGACTCAAAAGGAGACTATGAAGCTGCTCTTGAGCATTATGTTTTAGCAGGCATGTCCATGTCTGCCAATGACCAGGAAGTAGATGCTGCTTCAATTGATTGCAGCATTGGAGACGCTTACCTATCCTTGGCTCGGTATGATGAGGCAGTGTTTTCTTACCAGAAAGCACTCACTGTGTTTAAGACAACTAAAGGAGAGAGTCATCCAGCAGTAGCTTCTGTTTATGTTCGTTTAGCTGATCTGTACAACAAGATAGGAAAGTTTAAGGAATCAAAGTCGTACTGTGAAAATGCACATCGAATTTATGGGAAGCCCAATCCTGGCACCCCCTCAGAAGAGATTGCCAGTGGTCTTATTGATGTTTCTGCTATCTATCAATCTATGAATGATTTGGAGCAAGCCCTGAAGTTACTCAAGAAGGCTTTGAAAATCTTTGGTGACGGCCCTGGCCACCAAAGCACAACTGCAGGAATTGAGGCTCAGATGGGGGTCATGTACTATATGATGGGAAATTATTCTGATTCTTATGACACCTTCAAGAGTTCCATATCAAAGTTTAGGGCCACTGGAGAGAAGAAATCTGCCTTGTTTGGTATTGCACTCAACCAAATGGGTCTAGTCTGTGTTCAGCGTTATTCAATAAATGAGGCTGCAGACCTGTTTGAAGAAGCAAGGAATATCTTAGAAAAGGAGTATGGGCCATATCACCCTGATACATTAGGGGTGTATAGTAATTTGGCTGGCACATATGATGCAATGGGAAG ATTGGATGATGCCATTGAAATTCTGGAATATGTTGTTGGcatgagagaagagaaactTGGAACGGCAAATCCTGATGTGGCCGATGAGAAGCGGAGGTTGGCTGAGTTGTTGAAAGAAGCAGGCAGGGTTCGGAGCAGGAAACCCAGATCATTAGAGACTCTTCTTGACACTGCCAACTCCAGAATCATAGAAAATGACATCATTGAGGTATTATGA
- the LOC117620711 gene encoding uncharacterized protein LOC117620711 encodes MGNLMNKEPPPPMVLVPPLFDFPPLAARTRMLESSYDLLFGKLALKCLFDDYFEQARHFSTMIMLKPIDDPHVDLVATVSGPLDHKPEESIVGNAFFRWQSDVDDPHTFMDLFVSNTDPTLQMRACAYYPKYGFGAFGIFPMLLKKRITSEDFGVMGLRYGSTNLSIGATAMPFSMKDECPRRAWLVSKMGRLTAGVQYEPEYGSKEGQKYRNLKNWSCAIGYGVGSSSPLSPSFNFGLELSKSSQFIASFYQHVVVQRRVKNPLEENEVVGITNYIDFGFELQTRVDDTKSSNDVPESSYVPQVPDSTFQVAASWQANKNFLLKGKVGPLSSSIALAFKSWWKPSFTFSISATRDHVVGETGYGFGIRVENLRQASYQRADPNFVMLTPNKEHLAEGIVWKVGKRPMLQSDITAGNFDGIPKELRPLGKIL; translated from the exons ATGGGGAACTTGATGAACAAGGAGCCACCACCGCCTATGGTGCTGGTCCCACCTCTCTTCGACTTTCCTCCTCTCGCAGCCCGCACCAG GATGTTGGAGTCATCATATGACTTGTTGTTTGGGAAGCTTGCTTTGAAATGTCTGTTTGACGATTATTTTGAACAAGCAAGGCATTTTAGCACAATGATCATGCTAAAGCCCATAGATGATCCTCATGTCGATTTGGTTGCAACT GTTTCAGGACCACTTGATCACAAACCCGAGGAGAGTATTGTTGGAAATGCATTTTTCCGCTGGCAAAG TGATGTTGATGATCCTCATACATTCATGGACCTCTTCGTATCGAACACTGATCC GACTTTGCAAATGAGGGCCTGTGCTTACTACCCTAAATATGGATTTGGAGCGTTCGGAATTTTCCCAATGCTTCTGAAAAAAAG AATAACTTCTGAAGACTTTGGTGTTATGGGATTGAGATATGGCTCCACAAACTTGTCAATTGGAGCCACAGCCATGCCTTTCTCCA TGAAAGATGAATGTCCAAGAAGGGCATGGTTGGTGAGCAAGATGGGAAGACTAACAGCCGGGGTGCAGTATGAGCCTGAAT ATGGGAGTAAAGAAGGTCAAAAATACAGAAATTTAAAGAATTGGAGTTGTGCAATCGGTTATGGAGTGGGATCAAGCAGCCCTTTGAGTCCATCATTCAACTTTGGTCTTGAGCTATCGAAAAGTTCTCag TTCATTGCCTCATTCTATCAACATGTGGTGGTCCAAAGACGG GTGAAAAACCCCCTCGAAGAAAATGAAGTAGTTGGAATTACAAATTATATCGATTTTGGCTTTGAATTGCAGACCAG GGTTGATGACACCAAATCGTCAAACGATGTACCAGAATCAAGCTATGTACCTCAAGTCCCAGATTCCACCTTTCAAGTAGCTGCATCCTGGCAAGCCAATAAAAACTTTTTGCTGAAG GGAAAGGTGGGCCCTCTCAGCTCATCTATAGCGTTGGCATTTAAATCATGGTGGAAACCTTCTTTCACATTCAGCATTTCAG CTACCAGAGATCACGTTGTTGGGGAGACAGGTTATGGTTTTGGCATTCGCGTTGAGAATCTTAGACAAGCCAG TTATCAAAGAGCCGATCCAAACTTTGTAATGTTGACGCCAAATAAGGAGCACCTGGCAGAAGGCATTGTTTGGAAAGTTGGGAAAAGACCGATGCTACAATCAGATATAACTGCTGGAAATTTTGACGGCATACCAAAGGAATTAAGACCCCTTGGGAAAATCTTGTAA
- the LOC117621557 gene encoding L-aspartate oxidase, chloroplastic, with protein sequence MTTCIPAGSGNLHYRVRDFKGQGCRKASWVSSVTFSGSIHKELSWSAGASKFLQIQRCNFSQYPINENSKSLRTVTVSSLRDDSTKSFDFAVIGSGVAGLRYALEVAKHGSVAVITKAEPHESNTNYAQGGVSAVLCPSDSVESHVQDTIVAGAYLCDEETVRVVCTEGPERIRELIAMGASFDHGEDGNLHLAREGGHSHHRIVHAADMTGREIERALLEAVLKDPNIFMFEHHLAIDLLTCQDGSDTVCLGVDTLNTETQEVIRFISKVTLLASGGAGQIYPTTTNPPVATGDGIAMAHRAQAVISNMEFVQFHPTALADEGLPAKPTRARENAFLITEAVRGDGGILYNLDMERFMPLYDERAELAPRDVVARGIDDQLKKRNEKYVLLDISHKPREKILSHFPNIAAECLKYGLDITRQPIPVVPAAHYMCGGVRAGLQGETNVRGLYVAGEVACTGLHGANRLASNSLLEALVFARRAVQPSIDHMKSSSLDSSASNWWSRPVVPVSLESNVINKILTMTREIRKEVQSIMWKYVGIVRSTTRLEAAEQKICDVEAKWEEYLFQLGWEPAMVGLEACEMRNFFCCAKLVVSSALARHESRGLHYTIDFPHLEESKRLPTVIFPCSSVRTSWSSRQLHKQPIC encoded by the exons ATGACGACTTGTATACCTGCTGGAAGTGGCAATCTGCATTATAGGGTGAGGGACTTTAAGGGACAAGGTTGTAGAAAGGCTTCCTGGGTTTCCAGTGTGACGTTCAGTGGAAGCATACATAAAGAGCTTTCGTG GTCAGCTGGGGCATCAAAGTTCTTGCAGATCCAGAGATGTAACTTTTCTCAATATCCAATTAATGAGAACTCAAAGTCCTTAAGAACAGTCACTGTATCAAGCCTGAGAGATGATTCCACTAAGTCTTTTGATTTTGCCGTTATTGGTAGTGGAGTTGCTGGCCTTCGTTATGCTCTTGAAGTGGCAAAACATGGATCTGTTGCTGTGATTACCAAGGCTGAGCCGCACGAGAGCAATACAAACTATGCTCAAGGTGGTGTTAGTGCTGTGTTGTGCCCTTCGGATTCTGTGGAGAGTCATGTACAGGATACAATTGTAGCAGGGGCTTATCTCTGTGACGAGGAGACTGTCAGA GTTGTCTGTACAGAAGGACCTGAAAGAATTAGAGAATTAATTGCAATGGGTGCATCATTCGACCATGGGGAGGATGGAAACTTGCACTTAGCAAGAGAGGGGGGTCATTCTCATCACAGAATTGTTCATGCTGCTGATATGACTGGAAGGGAGATTGAACGGGCTCTGTTGGAGGCAGTTCTTAAGGATCCTAATATCTTCATGTTTGAACACCACCTTGCAATAGATTTGCTAACTTGTCAG GATGGTTCTGACACAGTTTGTCTTGGTGTTGACACTTTGAATACAGAAACACAAGAG GTGATACGATTTATTTCAAAGGTGACTCTACTTGCGTCCGGTGGGGCTGGGCAAATCTATCCGACAACTACAAATCCTCCG GTGGCCACAGGGGATGGAATTGCTATGGCTCATAGAGCTCAAGCTGTGATTTCCAACATGGA GTTCGTTCAGTTCCATCCTACAGCCTTAGCTGATGAAGGCCTTCCTGCCAAACCTACCAGGGCTCGAGAAAATGCATTTCTCATCACTGAAGCAGTCAGGGGTGATGGAGGCATCCTCTACAATTTAGACATGGAAAGGTTCATGCCACTCTATGATGAACGAGCAGAACTTGCTCCCAGGGATGTGGTGGCAAGAGGCATAGACGACCAGCTTAAAAAGCGTAATGAAAAGTATGTGCTACTTGATATAAGTCACAAGCCGAGGGAAAAAATTCTCTCACACTTCCCCAACATAGCAGCTGAGTGCCTTAAGTATGGCTTGGACATAACTCGTCAGCCAATTCCAGTGGTTCCTGCTGCTCATTATATGTGTGGGGGAGTCCGTGCTGGACTCCAGGGAGAGACAAATGTACGGGGCCTGTATGTGGCAGGTGAAGTTGCTTGCACAGGTTTGCATGGAGCAAACCGTCTTGCTAGTAACTCGTTGCTTGAAGCTCTAGTTTTTGCACGAAGAGCAGTCCAGCCCTCAATTGATCACATGAAGAGCTCTAGCCTCGACTCCAGTGCTTCAAATTGGTGGTCCAGACCAGTAGTGCCTGTATCACTTGAGAGCAATGTcatcaacaaaattttgaCAATGACCAgggaaataagaaaagaagtgCAATCAATCATGTGGAAGTATGTCGGAATTGTTCGATCTACGACAAGGCTTGAAGCAGCAGAGCAAAAGATTTGTGATGTAGAGGCTAAATGGGAGGAATACTTATTTCAGCTAGGATGGGAACCTGCAATGGTGGGGCTTGAGGCTTGCGAAATGAGGAACTTTTTCTGTTGTGCAAAGCTAGTGGTGAGCAGTGCTCTTGCTAGGCATGAGAGCCGTGGACTTCACTACACAATTGATTTTCCTCATCTTGAGGAAAGCAAGAGGCTACCTACAGTAATATTCCCTTGTTCATCTGTACGGACTTCATGGAGTTCACGACAACTACACAAACAGCCAATTTGTTAG
- the LOC117620710 gene encoding protease Do-like 1, chloroplastic isoform X2, protein MAASSLISTNFRSSPTFSPLPSFSRFPNRKLITFPLSKSISLHKSPSSTGSPILSLLHHKTQKRSLIPYKTYCPPCLHKLLLTTKNPFSTALDSLLILCTSVALALSLFIADVDPASAFVVTPPRKLQSDELATVQLFQENTPSVVYITNLAARQDAFTLDVFEVPQGSGSGFVWDKDGHVVTNYHVIRGASDLRVTLADQSTFDAKVVGFDQDKDVAVLHVDAPKDKLRPIPIGVSADLLVGQKVFAIGNPFGLDHTLTTGVISGLRREISSAATGRPIQDVIQTDAAINPGNSGGPLLDSTGSLIGINTAIYSPSGASSGVGFSIPVDTGLLPTKRDAYGRLILGDIITSVNGKKVSNGSDLYRILDQCKVGDKVTVEVLRGDQKEKIPVVLEPKADET, encoded by the exons atggctgcttcttcactcatttccACAAACTTCCGCTCTTCCCCAACTTTCTCTCCGCTTCCCTCGTTTTCTCGCTTTCCAAACAGAAAGCTCATTACTTTTCCTCTCTCCAAATCCATTTCCCTCCACAAATCCCCCAGCTCAACAGGCTCACCTATCCTCTCCCTTCTTCACcacaaaacccagaaaaggTCTTTGATCCCGTACAAGACTTACTGTCCTCCATGCCTCCACAAGCTTCTGCTTACCACCAAGAACCCCTTCTCGACGGCCTTGGATTCTCTGCTCATTCTCTGCACTTCGGTAGCTCTAGCTTTGTCCCTCTTCATCGCCGATGTGGATCCGGCCTCGGCTTTCGTGGTCACTCCTCCGAGAAAGTTGCAATCCGATGAGCTCGCTACGGTTCAGCTCTTTCAGGAGAACACTCCCTCAGTTGTTTACATCACCAATCTTGCAGCCAG GCAGGATGCGTTTACTTTGGATGTGTTTGAGGTACCGCAGGGGTCTGGGTCAGGCTTTGTGTGGGATAAAGACGGTCACGTTGTCACCAATTACCACGTGATTCGTGGTGCTTCTGATCTCAG GGTCACACTTGCTGACCAGTCAACTTTTGATGCAAAAGTTGTTGGATTTGACCAAGACAAGGATGTTGCTGTTTTACATGTTGATGCACCCAAAGACAAACTAAGGCCTATACCTATTGGTGTCTCTGCAGACTTGCTTGTTGGTCAGAAAGTGTTTGCTATTGGCAATCCT TTTGGGCTTGACCATACTCTTACAACTGGTGTTATCAG TGGGCTTCGCAGAGAAATTAGTTCCGCTGCTACTGGCCGTCCAATTCAAGATGTTATACAGACAGATGCTGCCATTAATCCTGGTAATAGTGGGGGCCCACTTCTAGATAGCACAGGAAGCCTTATCGGGATAAATACGGCTATATATTCACCTTCTGGTGCATCATCAGGTGTTGGATTTTCAATTCCAGTTGACACT GGACTGCTACCAACCAAGCGTGATGCCTATGGCAGACTCATCTTGGGTGACATTATAACATCTGTGAATGGTAAAAAGGTCAGCAATGGTAGCGACTTGTATAGAATTCTCGACCAATGTAAAGTGGGTGATAAG GTGACTGTGGAGGTGTTGCGTGGTGATCAGAAGGAGAAGATCCCTGTTGTACTTGAACCAAAGGCTGACGAGACATGA
- the LOC117620710 gene encoding protease Do-like 1, chloroplastic isoform X1: protein MAASSLISTNFRSSPTFSPLPSFSRFPNRKLITFPLSKSISLHKSPSSTGSPILSLLHHKTQKRSLIPYKTYCPPCLHKLLLTTKNPFSTALDSLLILCTSVALALSLFIADVDPASAFVVTPPRKLQSDELATVQLFQENTPSVVYITNLAARQDAFTLDVFEVPQGSGSGFVWDKDGHVVTNYHVIRGASDLRVTLADQSTFDAKVVGFDQDKDVAVLHVDAPKDKLRPIPIGVSADLLVGQKVFAIGNPFGLDHTLTTGVISGLRREISSAATGRPIQDVIQTDAAINPGNSGGPLLDSTGSLIGINTAIYSPSGASSGVGFSIPVDTVNGIVDQLVRFGKVTRPVLGIKFAPDQSVEQLGVSGVLVLDAPANGPAGKAGLLPTKRDAYGRLILGDIITSVNGKKVSNGSDLYRILDQCKVGDKVTVEVLRGDQKEKIPVVLEPKADET, encoded by the exons atggctgcttcttcactcatttccACAAACTTCCGCTCTTCCCCAACTTTCTCTCCGCTTCCCTCGTTTTCTCGCTTTCCAAACAGAAAGCTCATTACTTTTCCTCTCTCCAAATCCATTTCCCTCCACAAATCCCCCAGCTCAACAGGCTCACCTATCCTCTCCCTTCTTCACcacaaaacccagaaaaggTCTTTGATCCCGTACAAGACTTACTGTCCTCCATGCCTCCACAAGCTTCTGCTTACCACCAAGAACCCCTTCTCGACGGCCTTGGATTCTCTGCTCATTCTCTGCACTTCGGTAGCTCTAGCTTTGTCCCTCTTCATCGCCGATGTGGATCCGGCCTCGGCTTTCGTGGTCACTCCTCCGAGAAAGTTGCAATCCGATGAGCTCGCTACGGTTCAGCTCTTTCAGGAGAACACTCCCTCAGTTGTTTACATCACCAATCTTGCAGCCAG GCAGGATGCGTTTACTTTGGATGTGTTTGAGGTACCGCAGGGGTCTGGGTCAGGCTTTGTGTGGGATAAAGACGGTCACGTTGTCACCAATTACCACGTGATTCGTGGTGCTTCTGATCTCAG GGTCACACTTGCTGACCAGTCAACTTTTGATGCAAAAGTTGTTGGATTTGACCAAGACAAGGATGTTGCTGTTTTACATGTTGATGCACCCAAAGACAAACTAAGGCCTATACCTATTGGTGTCTCTGCAGACTTGCTTGTTGGTCAGAAAGTGTTTGCTATTGGCAATCCT TTTGGGCTTGACCATACTCTTACAACTGGTGTTATCAG TGGGCTTCGCAGAGAAATTAGTTCCGCTGCTACTGGCCGTCCAATTCAAGATGTTATACAGACAGATGCTGCCATTAATCCTGGTAATAGTGGGGGCCCACTTCTAGATAGCACAGGAAGCCTTATCGGGATAAATACGGCTATATATTCACCTTCTGGTGCATCATCAGGTGTTGGATTTTCAATTCCAGTTGACACT GTAAATGGTATTGTTGACCAGTTGGTCAGATTTGGGAAGGTCACTAGACCTGTTTTAGGAATTAAGTTTGCACCTGATCAATCTGTTGAACAGTTGGGGGTTAGTGGAGTGCTTGTCTTAGACGCACCAGCAAATGGTCCAGCTGGCAAAGCG GGACTGCTACCAACCAAGCGTGATGCCTATGGCAGACTCATCTTGGGTGACATTATAACATCTGTGAATGGTAAAAAGGTCAGCAATGGTAGCGACTTGTATAGAATTCTCGACCAATGTAAAGTGGGTGATAAG GTGACTGTGGAGGTGTTGCGTGGTGATCAGAAGGAGAAGATCCCTGTTGTACTTGAACCAAAGGCTGACGAGACATGA